A genomic stretch from Flavobacterium sp. KS-LB2 includes:
- a CDS encoding helix-turn-helix domain-containing protein: MLNGSEIAEKYMLSEIHNTDSFEILFFKKGNGQLFLGNKKVEIRDNTIVFISPFQLKKWSVYLSELNFTVLIFKEEFLNEFFADKLFTYKLLYFYQYEHPIVLTSNNEKIQGLCNILQEMKSELISPNLDSAHIIRSLIYYSLQRINRDYAIQNNLPFQIDISNHAYTYKKLLEQHIKEKQRIEDYSDLLGISRIALNSAVKKQFNQTATQILKNRLLTEIKNELIYANKSISEIAIELGYSEPNHLMRFFKKQTGLTISEFQATYQNGSLS, encoded by the coding sequence GTGTTGAATGGATCAGAAATAGCAGAAAAATATATGCTATCTGAAATTCATAACACAGATTCATTTGAAATTTTGTTTTTTAAAAAAGGGAATGGACAACTATTTTTAGGAAATAAAAAAGTTGAGATCCGAGACAATACCATAGTGTTTATATCTCCTTTTCAACTCAAAAAATGGAGTGTTTATCTATCTGAATTAAACTTTACCGTTTTAATTTTTAAGGAAGAATTTTTAAACGAGTTTTTTGCAGACAAATTATTCACCTATAAACTTTTGTATTTCTATCAGTACGAACATCCCATTGTACTCACTTCAAATAATGAAAAAATTCAAGGTTTATGCAATATTTTGCAAGAAATGAAATCAGAGCTAATATCACCCAACTTAGATAGCGCTCATATTATTCGTTCTTTAATATATTATTCTTTGCAAAGAATCAATAGAGACTATGCAATACAGAATAATTTACCTTTTCAAATTGACATCTCTAACCACGCATACACATATAAAAAACTTTTAGAACAACACATTAAAGAAAAACAGCGAATTGAAGATTACAGCGATTTATTAGGAATTAGCCGCATTGCCTTAAATAGTGCCGTAAAAAAACAATTTAACCAAACTGCTACTCAAATATTAAAGAATAGACTACTCACCGAAATCAAAAATGAGTTGATATACGCTAATAAATCTATTAGTGAAATAGCAATAGAACTCGGATACTCGGAACCAAACCATTTAATGCGATTTTTTAAAAAGCAAACAGGTTTAACTATTTCAGAATTTCAAGCAACTTATCAAAATGGTAGTTTATCATAA